The Archocentrus centrarchus isolate MPI-CPG fArcCen1 chromosome 12, fArcCen1, whole genome shotgun sequence nucleotide sequence ATGTTGCAAGACCACGAGGGAATGATGGCCTATGGACGAGACTGTTGTGGAATTGGGCAGAGGTAAATCTGTCATTTGTAAATGAATCATTATGAAAGTGCAATGTCCACTTATCTGAAGAACCAGAAATGATctgaaaaaaatccatccatccatccatccatccatccatccatccatccatccatccatccatccatccatccatcaggcATCCCAGTCAGATGTCAGTCAGAACCgtctcctttcgatgtggaggagcagcggctctattttgagcccctcctgagtGGCTGCAcccctcaccctatctctaagagggaggccagccacccttcagaggaagctcatttctctCGCTTGTAGTCACGatcaaagctcatgaccacagatgagggtagggacgtagattgaccggtaaattgacTGCTTTGCTTTCACGCTCGGCTCCCTCTTCGCCATGACATCCGCATCAgtgcagacgcagccccaatcTGCCTGTCAATCCCACACTCTATTCTTCCATCACTCATGAGCAAGACTGCAAAAAttgaacaaaataaaatcagaaaacTATTCCTGCTATTtgtatcagcagtcacatcatcaataaacaccagtAACCCAGTGCCACTGGCAAACATGCCCATGCCAAAATATTCAAttcatagcaccaaatcacaacaaacagttgcctcaaggcgctttttattgtaaggtaaagacccaacaaccAAAACAActctctatgagcaagcacttgcaaacagtgggaaggaaaagctcccttttaatagaaagaacctccagcagaaccaagctcagggagattaaatgcagtggtgtataaacagagttaaaagaggtgaatgaaaaaggaaTGCTCAGtacatcataggaaccccccagcagcctaggcctattgcagcataaataagagatggttcagggtcacctgatcctggcctaactgtaagctttatcaaaaaggaaagttttaaacctaatcttaaaaatagagaggtgtctgtctcctgaacccGAACTTGGAactggtttcacagaagaggggcctgaaagctgaaggctctgcctcccattctactcttaagtatccgaggaaccacaagtaagccagcagtctgagagcaaagtgctctattgtagttatatggtactataaggtctttgagataagataggacctgattattcaaggccttatatataagaagaaggattttaaattctattctggatttaacagggagccaatgtagagaagtcaatatgggagaaatctgctctttctttcttgtccCTGTCAGCagtgaaggacatatcctggtcaaaaatgacgactgcctaagggaagtatgtataatgtaaatagaactggttctagcacagaaccctgtggaactccataattaaccttagtgtgtgaagaagactccccatttacttGAATAAATTgcagtctattagataaatatgattcaaaccactgcagtgcagtacatttaatacctatggcatgctctaatctaacctctgtaataaaatattatggtcagcagtatcaaaagctgcactgatgaccaacaggacaagcacagcgATGAGTCCACagtcagaggccatgagaagatcgtttataaccttcactaatgctgtttctgtacagtgatgaattctgaaacctcaCTAAACTCTTCAAACAAATCATtcctctgcagctgatcaaTTAGCTCTTTTACAACAATtctttcaaggatttttgagagaaaattaAGGTTgtagattggcctataattagcacAACTGCCTCCACCATATTTGAGAGATAATGTGTTATGCTTTGGATCacgagctgtttctctccttctccatacttttctcttcccatcattctggtacaagttcattttggtttcatttgttcACAGTATTCTTTCCATAACTGTGTAGGCTGTTTTAGACCTTTTCTGGCTAATATGGCCTTCTcattcttgagtgtaaccagtgagAGTGAAGTagtaaaccctctgtatttacattcataaaGGCATCTCTTGATTGCACACTTTGACAATGATACTTCTACCTCTCAGATGTTGGTcagatgttgtgaagttgtttttcttaatcaTGGAAATATTTCTGTCATTGTGGACTTAAGTTGCCTTCTGTTGTCTTTTAGGCATTTTTGATGTTGCTGATCTTTTTAAGAAAGTGCCAGTCACTCCTAAAGGTTTTGCTTTGTCCCTGAAAGTCTTGtgttttttcagcatttgtcaCTTACCCTGATAGCTCTTTGCATCAGTATAAGTAAAAAGATACAAAATCAACATTCATCATGATATAACAAGGAAACaagcctcacctggccatgaaactacCTGCCAGTCATTTGTCAAAATACCTTTGAGCCTCTTTGAATATAAAAATGACTGCATTTACTcaacagttaatgcaatgctTTTGTCAAACCCCTTGGACTAAAGCTGAGAATTTGCACTTTattgattatttcatttaaaatgcagcgtggtgtacagagacaaaactacaaaaaattgtgtctttttttccaaGAAATTATTGATCTAACTGTAGTTTCAGAAAACTAATGGGAGGTGTTTCAAAACCAGGTGTATTTCAAACCAGTGAAGTGTGAAATGTATCGTGGACTAAAATATAATCATAACAAAAACGATTACCAGACTCATGATTATGTGTCATATTATATGGAATAACCCACGCAAGTACTGAAATTTACAAAATGTGCTTTAATCAAAGATAACTACACTATATAATGGTGTTGTATTGAAAGTgaaatttatatattatattaccTGAGTTATAATAATTGTAAAGCTATAGTAATACTGTGTAACATTCTATTATGAATACTGTTGTCTTGCAGCTGTTATTTTGGTAACCTAAGTGAATTTTAGGCCAGAACCAGTCCCCCCAAAATCCATCCAATCCGTCCCACTGGATGATTTTCAAAAGTGTATAAATTGATGGTGATGGTAGGATTACGCAGGAGGGAAAATGGaatgaatgaaaattaaaaacatttctagATATAAACAAATTGCTTGAATCATAGAGACGATATAATATAGTGTTCAGTTACAAAATCTCAGTACATGAAGGTTTTGTGCCTTTTACTGGGCTTCCTGTGTGTGCACCTATCTCaggttgtttttcaggttttGTCAATAGAGCactcattaaataaaaatattttaacaagaAATAATACCCCCCCGTTGTCTGGAGTTGGGTGAAGGGTGTCTTTGACCTGGGCTTATGGTGTCAGCTGTTTAAAAATTTCGACTGTGGCTAAGTTGAGTTTGAAACCTCTGAGTTAAAGCCTGTATCTGAGTTTGAGCCATAAAACAAGTGCTTGTTTTCTGTGAACATGTGCAATCAAATTTCAAATAcgggaaaaaaatgcttaatGGCAATAATCAACAACACGttacacatttaaatgtaaaacagcGCCCTCATATCTATACATTCTTGACTTGGAATAGACATATAGTATCAAAATTTTTGTCAGCATGctgaaaataaatcaatcagtCAAGCTTTTTGTTATATAACACTTTTCAAGCAGTGCATATGATTAAGATATTTGTTCAAATAAAATTCTAAAATTCtcactttttcatatttttaaattaggGTACTAAAGAAGTTTGGCCTAGTTGTGTTGTCTTGCAGCTTTTCTGGATCTGCTTTTGATCAGATGCACAACTGCAAAGACTGACAACACAAATTGCCCCTGCATATTAACATCTCCATGAAATTTCTTCAAATTTGGTACAAACATTCACTTGGACTCAGGGCAGAACCAGTTTTTGGTAATTAAAGGTCACTATGACCTCACATGGGGGCCATTCTTGTAAAGGCAATAATATCTCAGGAGTGACGAGTTAGGTGGTCACTCAGGAACAGAAGGGGAGGTTGTGAACATATTTCACATTTGGTTGGATTATCCTGAAATAGTAATTTGGTGCCGGCATATTAAATTCCCTCAAACTTTTCACTGCATGTGTTATATGAGTCAGGACAGACAGAGATATAAACTGCTGACTTTATGGGTTGTTGAAAGCATATAACCACAAGGCGGTAATCGTAGCTTCTCATCCATCAACATAATCTCCACTATTGACTGAGATAACGTGGGTTAGCAGAAtctgattcttttattttgaagtggtTATCACAGGGGCTGTTGGAGCCTGATGCTTGTTTTATCTTCAAGGAGCTACTTCAGTTGTTCATAAACCTGAAACATCAATTTCAGTCTCATTTAAATTCATAAAACGGCACCAACACTAATGCTTTTCTTCTGTGACTGCACGTCATTAGCACTCACCATTGTATAAATTTTTTATGAGTAGTTTGCACATACCTTGTATTTATCTTTTTGCCTTGTTCTCATTATTTTATTGCATAAAGGGGGGATGACCATTGCTGTTCTACTCGTGTGTTTTGAAGCTGAGTGCGTGTAAAGTCCAGCAGCACTGCATATGAACATGGTTGGAACACTTTGAATTAACTAAACTGATTTGAAAGTGTATTTACTCTTAGGACTGCCAGCGGAGCATCTCTGCAGTGCAGCTGCCCTAGTTACAGAGCAGCCGGATGATTGTGAGAGATTGTGGTTGGCCCCGGCTGAGAGAGGAGGAGTTTGTTATGGTTGACTGAATTATGGAGTGTAGGCTGCTAGAAGCAGACTTAGATGGGAGGACTGGTGGGGTAAATTGAGGGAGAAGGCTGTGACAGCAGTAGATGTGTTTTaggtttttatcttttttcttttgctccagATTAGAagatgcattttcttttttttattaatcactAATTTTTGTAAATAGGCCCCTGAGCTGCATATGTATTTTGAAAATCCACTGGATAAATTGTACACACTCAGTATTTCACTGTGATGACTGAggtcagaaaacagaaaaaatgagaaGCATATCTGCAGTAATAAACAAATTCTCATGCGAATGTCGacagcaaatatttattttatattttttaaggcTGAGTGTACCATACTGTGGTGTACTTTGTACTGATTTGATCTTCTCTTGTACAAGCTGTTGCATAACTCTGAATACATTTCTGCAGAATCCCTAAAATGGAATCTGTTCTACATTACTCTTTCAGGATTAAATTGTAGGAACATGGAGACCACTTCCATTGTCCAGGCTTATCCAGCAGTATGATTGGAGCATCCAGTCTCTCAGGGGACACCTTGATAGCCTGCCACTTCCCCGTCGTGCAGCTTTCTACTTGGCAACTTCCTGTCCAGGCCCTGTGCACCTCTGCCAAGAGGTCCGGCCGGCTGTGCTCAGCGGGCCTGACTCGGGCCGTGTCCCTCCCAGAGCAAGAGTCGCTCAACCGAGACCATGCCTTCACTGGTGACCGGAGACATTTTTCCAGCAGCTACAGCAGTCTCAACGAGGACCgggcagaggaggagggagccAGCGACAGCAGCTGGAGGTACGACTCCACCTCTTCACCTGAAGAAACGAGTTCCCATCAGAAGAAGGAAAACTCTGGGGTTAGAGGCACTCTGCGGTCACACAACTCATTCCTTCCCTGTACAGAGCTaaatgaggatgaggaggatgaagacaGTGATGGAGATAATCTGCACAGATATCACGAGGACTCATCGTTTGTGTTGCATGGAAATTCCAACTGGCCCCTAAGTAATGGCGCCCCAAATTATACAATGCCTCATGGGAACCTGGACAGTGAATGGGGCAATGAAGGAACTATTCTGGTTAGTGAGAGCGATCAAGAATGGCTCTCTAACCAGTCTAACCAGATGGACTCCCTGCCACCTGAATGCCAGTGCTGTCACATGAGCAGATCTGGCATCGCGATGATGGCTTATTTGGAGCAGGACTCTGACAGACTGCAGGATAACATGTCCTGCTGCCTCCACAGCCAACGCAAATGTTCCCCAGAGCTGCTTTCCAACAGCCACACAGAGTATGTCAGTGACTCTTCCTGTAACAGTTCTGATGGCGTCTTGGTTAACTTCTGCACAATGTATGACAAAAGCAACAATCCTGCCACACCTCATGATCTCAGCAGTCCTGCAGTTCACCCATCTGAGTCATCAGACGGATCTGTATTCCTCAACCTCCAACCTGTTCCCCAAAGTCAGACCAAGGAAGTCCACCTTGATAGCATGATGGTTTACTCTCCCCCAAAAGAGGAGGTCGGcatgatgctctctgcttcCCACTGGTCCCCTCAAGGCCTCGACTCTAACTGCAATCTGTACTCACTAGAGCAGCTACCCCCGGGTCTCTCCTCTCTGGAGGTGTCGGACCTGACTGCTTGTCTTCAAAGCCAGGCCACGCTGGCCATGGGGACCAACCAGAAGTACTACAAGCTTGTGACTTGTGACCTCTCTTCCCAGTCACCCAGCCCAGCCTGGTCCAGCGCCACCAGCTGCCCCGAGGGTCAGAGCAGAAGCAGCCCCTTCCTTCTCACTCTTGATCAGAAGAAAGAAGGACAGCACAATGACATCAATAAGGTAAAAAAGCTGTCATACTGAGCACTGAATTAGATGATCAAACAAGATTTAGAACTACTGCTTTTAGATACATTGTTTTAATGGGATCTGCAAATAGAAGAAATGGCAAATGTCACAACTAAATTAGATGCATTTTATATATCAGCTACACAACTTGTATAAGAGCAGTGCACTTTCCTGCTGCCCATCATGCTTCCTTTTAACCATTTGACCACCTTTTGGAAACAGCATTTATAGACTGGATTATTGTCACTGAAACACCTGCAGAATTAATGGCAAACCATGGAAAACATGAGTATTTATTGCTAGTTTATAACATTGTATAGAATATTTATCAGTTACAACTTAGAAACAGAACTCTctgttttggttaaaaaaatatgtgtcACCAATGGCTTCTGTGAAAATATATATGGTTTGGGCATGTAAACCTAAGTGGTTTTTCCTTGCTTTTTCTATCTCCATCAGGAGAAAGAGAGTCAACAAAAGGAGAAGTGTGCTCGATTTGAATGTAGTAATTTTCAGATCCAAGATTACCAGGTTGCCACCACCTCCACTGACAAAACCCTCTGCAGAAAGAAATATGCAGATGGTATCCAGAACCTCTCACACAAGCCTTGCTCACTGTGCCCCAGCCAGTGTGGCCCACATAGTAGTAAATGCCAAGATGCAAGAGTGGCAACCACACAGCCATCTGTGACACAGGACCAGGAGCACAACAGTCCTTGTGCAACTGAGAGGGGTAAGGCAATGACTAGCAGAGAAATTAAACTTCTTTTCCTTTGTTGTCTGTGATTTAGAGTGGAAACATTTTGTATCTTGCATCTCCTTCTTAGGAGTAAGTCCAGAAGTGGTGCGCTATAGTAAAGCCCAGAGGCCAACCTCACTGCCTATCCAGCCCTTCGTTCTGGTTCCTGCAGGAAAACCGCAGCCCCCGGCCCAGCCTCTCAGCTGTCTTCTGGAACAGTATCTAAATAAAAAGAGCAGCAAGACTAGTAATACCCAGCCAGGCTTTAACTTAAAGGGTAAAAGCCAAAGTTTTTCTGATATTCACACATCACCAATGGATAACCACTGCTCCATCTTCCTAGAAGCTCCTTCCACCTCTGATACCTGCTCCACCTGCACACCAAGCCCAGAGTGCTTCATCCAGACACATTCATGGAGTCAGTTGAGTGAACCCCAAAGCTGCCCCGGTCAATGCACATCAAAAAGCAGCCTGGATTCACATCATATTAGTCATCCCACAGAGGTTCACGAACAAGATAAAGCAAGCCCACACTCAGGCAGAACTCAGGGTAACAATTTCCTCAATCTTTTCTCCACTCCAAATCAATCCAATCTTGTTAGGATTCCCACCTACCGGGACTTGATCAGTCTCACCTCTGAGCAAAGCCATGTGAGTGGTGAGCCTAAAAGTGCCAATCATTCCCTGAACTACACCACCTACCATTCAATATTCTCTCAAACACCACCCACTTTAACCCTAACCACTGACACCCACCACCCAAACCTGCAGGTGTCCCTTTCTCCATCCGCAACCTCTCTACCGCAGGAAAAGTTCCCACAGTGTGGAGCTGCACCTGCAGCTGACTCTGGCTTTTTTCACACTAGTTTTAAAGCTGCCCTCTGCTCCATggctcctctctcctctttgagTTCTCTCCTCTCCTTGGCTGCTTCAGGGTTGCAAATCCAGGACTCTGCTGGACACAGCTTGAAGCCAAATCAGAGTCATCACAGTGAGTCTCTAATCCTGAGTGACAGGCCGCCTACAGAATTCAACCTCTCACCTGATGCATCTTATGAGTCTATGTCTATCAGCCATCTTCAGAGGAGAGGTGAGCCTCAATTAATGGCTGATTAATGATGTTAAATACTGTCAATAAATTGGGTTTGGAATGTAGTAAAGGTGACTGGATTCCTCTTAGTTTGGATTGTCTAGCCAGTGATGAGCTGTTAAGAGCAGCAATAAAAActcactgtgctgcagcagtgcTTTGAATACCCTGAAGGGGGTTCCTCTCAAACATGACCTATTTTTAACTCTCCCAGCACAGGATTGGCTGAGCCCTCCGCTCTGTAGCCTATGTGTGTGCGACTGTAGGACGAAAGAGAGAAGGATGCAGCAGAAATGGTGTTAATGATTCATATCACACACAATCACTTTGGTTTAGTGCCATTATATAAACCACTTGGTGTAAATGTAATTAGATAAATGTAAACCTTTTGAAATAAGGTAGTGATTATTAATAACGGAggcatttgcacaacagcaaagAGTTGGTGTGGTGCAGCACTGCAGGCAGCATCAATATGCATAAAGAATTTACTGTGACATTTGCAGAGGCTAGCCAGTGTGAGAGATGAAGAGAGACAGGGTAAAGCAAGTCATTGAGGATTGCTGCTGAAATGGAAAACTGACTCTTTCATCTTCAGTTCCCCTCGACATTTGCATTCCTGAAATATGATAATGAACCCTGAAACCCTCTTCTCATATGACTGTGTATTGACCCAGTTAGTGAAGGGAAGATTTTCTTGAAGCACAAGCTGTGGTATCATAATTTTAACCTGATAATACGAGGAAAGTCCTCAAGCAAGCTGAACCAAAAACAAGTTAGAATTACCCATCACCAGAGTTTCATTTAACAGTTAGAAGACGATAGGGACAGTCATGTGACAAACCAGTTACACTGGAGGGGAAACAATTGgccaatataaaatataaaattgagGACTGAAACGATGGGGGAAAAATCCATCCatggtggagcctatcccagctatcctatgacgagaggcagggtaaaTTTATTATTAGCTGCAAACATGAGATTACTCAAAGCTTTTTAAATTCCACTTTCATAAATGCTGCCAGAATCCTTAGCTTACAGAAATGCACTCACTGGCCACATTATTAGTTACAGCTTGCTAGTACCAAGTtagacccccttttgccttcagaaccgCCTTTAATCCTTCCTGGCATAGATAGATCCAGCAAGTTGAGGGATATTGACACattaacatgatagcatcacactgatgctgctgatctgtcagctgcacatcctt carries:
- the LOC115789784 gene encoding iporin, which codes for MIGASSLSGDTLIACHFPVVQLSTWQLPVQALCTSAKRSGRLCSAGLTRAVSLPEQESLNRDHAFTGDRRHFSSSYSSLNEDRAEEEGASDSSWRYDSTSSPEETSSHQKKENSGVRGTLRSHNSFLPCTELNEDEEDEDSDGDNLHRYHEDSSFVLHGNSNWPLSNGAPNYTMPHGNLDSEWGNEGTILVSESDQEWLSNQSNQMDSLPPECQCCHMSRSGIAMMAYLEQDSDRLQDNMSCCLHSQRKCSPELLSNSHTEYVSDSSCNSSDGVLVNFCTMYDKSNNPATPHDLSSPAVHPSESSDGSVFLNLQPVPQSQTKEVHLDSMMVYSPPKEEVGMMLSASHWSPQGLDSNCNLYSLEQLPPGLSSLEVSDLTACLQSQATLAMGTNQKYYKLVTCDLSSQSPSPAWSSATSCPEGQSRSSPFLLTLDQKKEGQHNDINKEKESQQKEKCARFECSNFQIQDYQVATTSTDKTLCRKKYADGIQNLSHKPCSLCPSQCGPHSSKCQDARVATTQPSVTQDQEHNSPCATERGVSPEVVRYSKAQRPTSLPIQPFVLVPAGKPQPPAQPLSCLLEQYLNKKSSKTSNTQPGFNLKGKSQSFSDIHTSPMDNHCSIFLEAPSTSDTCSTCTPSPECFIQTHSWSQLSEPQSCPGQCTSKSSLDSHHISHPTEVHEQDKASPHSGRTQGNNFLNLFSTPNQSNLVRIPTYRDLISLTSEQSHVSGEPKSANHSLNYTTYHSIFSQTPPTLTLTTDTHHPNLQVSLSPSATSLPQEKFPQCGAAPAADSGFFHTSFKAALCSMAPLSSLSSLLSLAASGLQIQDSAGHSLKPNQSHHSESLILSDRPPTEFNLSPDASYESMSISHLQRRGLLRSVSRAVDLIMAHFGSSRDPEEKMRLGNSSCSPTIAGLVLEHLCPTIQNILEDGLRDHKLDFIIGQRRNHSWSVVETSTRIGPSTKVLHSLVSKIRRCTQLTSHCMKLRAFIMGLLNLRALEFWLSHLQSQKDVVTAYYHSWGFLSMSLGRCQPLFQELLLLLQPLSVLPFDLNLLLEPRLLRHRQLCSEEQALSPPQPCSALLVTSWPRLQADKKEDSSYCSQVSHQIDLHHQESLSSQNSNCYKQQRGCMQTNRSPVLAPIPEWCPKETDPVDDVVGLEDRSQNHADTWSQISMESKTEETRVEKDCGTPNPSTITQAESPCQGGLRWAKLFGATDASARPGAISQSHMGAQTRKHRRPSQWLHLDRSQLGLLAQSIRSMKLGGAQRDKDC